In Miscanthus floridulus cultivar M001 chromosome 5, ASM1932011v1, whole genome shotgun sequence, one genomic interval encodes:
- the LOC136454873 gene encoding uncharacterized protein — MQRDGVVQEEVHDDDYGDDEDDDDSDDLRELDNIDSDDDDSDRDDDSTPEILPFAEIITRPCGRRRRPHRAVRSAYQVPPQETADDDEEEEEVLVRGSSSRGSQPPSGRRQATRRLLFSSSQGGTTSRDDERGGDGDDDDDDDDDDGDDAPTPGETASTSSGVAKVYSRGPTQLPRVRPQFHQRPVITPVGQTSWKIVSGAGQARHINGIQGLLIKEYYPGLVNVNGEMKVPTKWSHFYLVEEGGETIAAKIKREFWDFFTCEEGKAAQAARVQEAVCKDRLKDLYHEARIQAIRDFHANVLGENIKKPQIRQRMNSREADLTQAQYEQVCQSWCDNHRECWTEIVRMWRTDEAYARRADRQGRRAQMRGVSHHQGNQPLPQFATRWTQTHGGQEINEYTAYLLSHKGKATDPNNVYNPEDGPDAYTNPTAYEKATEYTVAARQRYGETFDPTAEPLDTDLLQRLGPGKQHGRYYMAHSVLDPSQVPTLTQVRSTPTSSSDIPVAPRRQSVS, encoded by the exons ATGCAGCGCGATGGAGTTGTCCAGGaggaggtacatgatgatgactatggagacgatgaggatgatgatgacagtgATGACTTAAGGgagctcgacaatattgatagcgATGACGACGATAGTGATAGAGATGACGACTCCACGCCCGAGATATTGCCGTTCGCGGAGATAATTACGAggccat gcggacggcggcggcggccgcatcGAGCAGTACGCTCGGCGTACCAGGTCCCCCCGCAGGAGaccgccgacgacgacgaggaggaggaggaggtgttggTGCGCGGGTCGTCCAGTAGGGGGTCCCAGCCCCCCAGCGGACGTCGCCAGGCGACTAGGAGGCTGCTATTCTCGTCCTCGCAAGGGGGGACGACATCGCGTGACgacgagcgcggcggcgacggcgacgacgacgacgacgatgacgacgacgacggcgacgacgcgcCTACACCAGGCGAGACGGCTTCGACTTCGTCAGGCGTGGCCAAGGTGTACTCGCGCGGGCCCACGCAGCTTCCTAGGGTGCGGCCGCAATTCCACCAGCGCCCGGTGATCACACCCGTGGGCCAGAC TTCCTGGAAGATTGTGAGTGGAGCAGGTCAAGCACGCCATATCAATGGCATCCAGGGCCTCCTGATTAAGGAGTACTACCCTGGCCTTGTCAACGTCAACGGCGAGATGAAGGTGCCCACCAAGTGGTCCCACTTCTACCTCGTCGAGGAGGGTGGCGAGACCATCGCGGCAAAGATAAAGAGGGAGTTTTGG gacttcttcacgtgcGAGGAGGGTAAAGCGGCCCAGGCAGCGCGAGTGCAGGAGGCGGTCTGCAAAGATCGTCTCAAGGACCTATACCATGAGGCGCGCATACAGGCCATCCGCGACTTCCACGCCAACGTGCTTGGAGAGAACATCAAGAAGCCCCAAATCCGCCAGAGAATGAACTCGAGGGAGGCCGACCTCACCCAAGCGCAATACGAGCAG GTGTGTCAGTCGTGGTGCGACAACCACAGGGAATGCTGGACGGAGATTGTGCGCATGTGGCGCACGGATGAGGCGTACGCGAGGCGCGCCGACCGTCAGGGCCGTCGCGCGCAGATGCGAGGGGTGTCACACCACCAAGGGAATCAGCCCCTCCCCCAGTTCGCGACAAGATGG acgcagacgcacggtgggcaggaaatcaacgagtacaccgcgtacctcctctctcacaagggcaaggcgacggatccgaacaacgtctacaacccggaggacgggcccgatgcgtacaccaaccccaccgcctacgagaaggccaccgagtacaccgtcgcggctcgccagcgctacggggagacgttcgaccccaccgccgagcccctggacacagacctcctgcagaggttgggaccagggaagcagcacggccgctaCTACATGGCCCACAGCGTCCTCGACCCGTCCCAGGTTCCTACGCTGACCCAGGTTCGATCCACGCCCACGAGCTCCAGCGACATCCCCGTAGCGCCCCGGCGGCAGTCAGTGTCATAG